A window of Rufibacter sp. LB8 contains these coding sequences:
- the gltX gene encoding glutamate--tRNA ligase has product MEREVRVRFAPSPTGPLHIGGVRTALYNYLFAKKMGGKMLLRIEDTDQTRFVPGAEQYIFDSLAWCGITLDESPVHGGAHAPYRQSERKPMYMDYALQLVNAGHAYYAFDTAEELDEMRERLKAAKVATPQYNAITRATMKNSLTLPEDEVKRRLESGDPYVIRLKVPRKEEIRLKDMIRGWVMVHSSAIDDKVLMKSDGMPTYHLANIVDDHLMEITHVIRGEEWLPSAPLHVLLYRYFGWEDTMPEFAHLPLLLKPDGNGKLSKRDGDKLGFPVFPLNWVDPVTGEKSSGYREAGYLPDGFVNFLAFLGWNPGTQQEIFSMDELIEAFSIERIGKSGTRFDIQKARWYNEQYLRAKPDAELAQYLLEALPEGIDCTPERAEKIVGLMKERVTFPQDFWKEAAYFFEAPTQYNEQVAAKKWSAAGANAFAQFRNELGSLAEFNADSVKALLLQILEQNGLKIGQVMQALRIALTGVEAGPDLMAIIEIIGREETEQRIDAAIAKLSQYAA; this is encoded by the coding sequence ATGGAGAGAGAAGTTCGCGTTCGTTTTGCCCCCAGCCCAACCGGGCCACTGCACATTGGTGGGGTACGCACCGCTTTATATAATTACCTGTTCGCCAAGAAGATGGGCGGCAAAATGCTGCTGCGCATTGAAGACACAGACCAAACCCGCTTTGTGCCCGGCGCTGAGCAATACATATTTGACAGCCTGGCCTGGTGCGGCATCACGCTAGATGAAAGCCCCGTGCACGGTGGAGCGCACGCGCCGTACCGCCAAAGTGAGCGCAAGCCCATGTACATGGACTACGCCCTGCAACTGGTGAACGCCGGCCACGCCTATTACGCCTTTGACACCGCCGAGGAACTAGACGAAATGCGCGAGCGCCTCAAAGCCGCCAAAGTAGCCACCCCGCAGTACAACGCCATCACCCGCGCCACCATGAAAAACTCGCTCACTTTGCCCGAGGACGAAGTGAAGCGCCGGTTAGAGAGTGGAGACCCGTACGTGATTAGATTGAAAGTGCCGCGCAAAGAGGAAATCAGGCTGAAAGACATGATCAGAGGTTGGGTGATGGTACATTCCTCAGCCATTGATGACAAGGTCTTGATGAAGTCTGACGGCATGCCCACCTACCACCTGGCCAACATTGTGGATGACCATTTAATGGAAATCACGCACGTGATTCGCGGTGAAGAGTGGTTGCCCAGCGCGCCCTTGCACGTGTTGCTGTACCGTTATTTTGGGTGGGAAGATACTATGCCAGAATTCGCGCATTTGCCTTTGCTTTTGAAACCAGACGGCAACGGAAAACTAAGCAAGCGCGACGGCGATAAATTGGGCTTCCCCGTGTTCCCCTTAAACTGGGTGGACCCCGTGACCGGCGAGAAGTCCAGCGGCTACCGCGAGGCTGGTTACTTGCCAGATGGTTTCGTGAATTTCCTGGCGTTCCTGGGCTGGAACCCTGGCACGCAGCAGGAAATTTTCTCCATGGACGAACTGATTGAGGCCTTCAGCATTGAGCGCATCGGTAAATCAGGCACTAGGTTTGACATTCAGAAAGCCCGTTGGTACAATGAACAATACCTGCGCGCCAAGCCTGATGCAGAACTAGCCCAATACTTACTGGAGGCGTTACCAGAAGGAATTGACTGCACCCCAGAGCGCGCCGAGAAAATTGTGGGCCTGATGAAAGAGCGCGTGACCTTTCCGCAGGATTTCTGGAAAGAAGCAGCCTATTTCTTTGAAGCACCAACCCAGTACAATGAGCAAGTGGCAGCCAAGAAATGGTCGGCGGCTGGCGCTAACGCGTTTGCCCAGTTCAGAAATGAATTAGGTTCTCTGGCTGAGTTCAACGCTGATTCTGTGAAAGCCTTGTTGCTGCAGATTCTGGAGCAGAACGGCCTCAAAATTGGCCAAGTAATGCAAGCCCTGCGCATTGCCCTAACCGGCGTAGAAGCGGGCCCAGACTTGATGGCGATTATTGAAATCATCGGCCGTGAAGAAACCGAGCAGCGCATTGACGCCGCCATTGCAAAGTTGAGCCAGTACGCCGCGTAA
- a CDS encoding TIGR00266 family protein — protein sequence MRSHEIDYRIFGADIQVLEVELDPQETVIAEAGAMVYMEDGIQFEAKMGDGSNPSQGFFGKLVSMGSRMITGESLFMTHFTHRGYSKAKVAFSAPYPGTIMPINLAEFPRGLIVQKDGFLAAALGTKIAMHFNRKLGAGFFGGEGFIMQRLTGDGLAFIHAGGTVVERHLHNETLRVDTGCVVAYEEGIDFDIQQTGGLKSMVFGGEGLFLATLRGSGRVWIQSMPIKKLIQALMPNGGNTNKEGGLLSSMLE from the coding sequence ATGAGATCACACGAGATTGATTACCGCATTTTTGGCGCTGACATTCAGGTGCTGGAAGTAGAACTGGACCCGCAGGAAACCGTCATAGCAGAGGCCGGCGCCATGGTGTACATGGAAGACGGCATTCAGTTTGAGGCCAAGATGGGCGACGGCTCCAACCCTAGCCAGGGCTTTTTCGGGAAGCTGGTGTCCATGGGCAGCCGCATGATCACCGGCGAGTCTCTGTTCATGACCCATTTCACGCACCGCGGCTACAGCAAGGCCAAAGTGGCGTTCTCGGCGCCTTACCCCGGCACCATCATGCCCATTAACCTGGCAGAATTCCCGCGCGGATTAATTGTGCAGAAAGACGGTTTTTTGGCGGCAGCGCTAGGCACCAAAATAGCCATGCACTTTAACCGAAAGCTGGGCGCAGGCTTCTTCGGGGGCGAAGGCTTTATCATGCAGCGCCTCACCGGCGATGGCCTGGCGTTTATTCATGCGGGCGGAACGGTGGTGGAGCGGCATCTGCACAATGAAACGCTAAGGGTAGACACCGGCTGCGTGGTGGCCTATGAAGAAGGCATTGACTTTGACATTCAGCAGACCGGCGGCTTAAAGTCCATGGTGTTCGGGGGCGAAGGCTTGTTTCTGGCCACGTTGCGCGGCTCCGGCCGGGTCTGGATTCAGTCCATGCCCATCAAGAAACTGATTCAGGCACTTATGCCGAACGGCGGAAACACCAACAAAGAAGGTGGCTTGCTCAGCTCCATGCTGGAGTAG
- a CDS encoding YihY/virulence factor BrkB family protein: MPKIKITDAWCVIKETWLDFLDNNSFQKGAALAYYTVFALPPILIIMINVAGAFFGREAVRGQVYSELREVLGNQGALDVQQMVESINKSADFNLATLIGVFVLLVGATGVFVSLQESLNQIWGVKPKPRNEYVKLLIDRLLSFAMILAIVFLLLVSLMVHTALVAVTTFLSDRVDPSVLEIMSLINLVVSTAVVTFLFALIFKFLPDAKIRWSDVWVGSLVTALLFNLGKTLIGIYLGNSDIGGIYGAAGSIIVLLTWVFYTSQIIFYGAQFTLVYARRYGKDIFPSAYAVRVVNKELEIGHAPLNAEPGPNSEAVKDKEAENEPKANKDGQSEEKQEIKTT, translated from the coding sequence ATGCCGAAGATTAAGATTACCGATGCCTGGTGCGTCATCAAAGAAACCTGGCTTGATTTCCTGGACAACAACTCGTTCCAGAAAGGCGCGGCGCTGGCTTATTACACGGTTTTCGCGCTGCCGCCTATTTTGATTATCATGATTAACGTGGCGGGCGCGTTCTTCGGGCGCGAGGCGGTGCGCGGGCAAGTCTACAGCGAGCTTCGGGAAGTTCTGGGAAACCAAGGCGCGCTAGATGTGCAGCAGATGGTGGAGAGCATCAACAAATCGGCTGACTTCAACTTGGCTACCTTAATTGGGGTTTTTGTCTTGCTGGTGGGTGCTACGGGTGTGTTTGTGTCTCTGCAGGAATCTCTGAATCAAATCTGGGGCGTAAAGCCGAAGCCGCGCAACGAATACGTAAAACTGCTGATTGACCGACTGCTGTCCTTCGCCATGATTCTGGCCATTGTGTTTCTGCTGCTGGTGAGTTTGATGGTGCATACCGCGCTGGTGGCTGTGACCACGTTCCTCTCTGACCGCGTGGACCCATCTGTACTCGAAATCATGTCTTTGATAAACCTAGTGGTTTCTACAGCGGTGGTTACGTTCCTGTTCGCCCTTATTTTCAAGTTTCTGCCCGATGCCAAAATTAGGTGGTCAGATGTGTGGGTAGGTTCTTTGGTGACGGCCTTGCTTTTCAATTTAGGCAAAACCCTGATTGGCATTTACCTGGGCAACAGCGATATTGGGGGAATTTACGGCGCGGCTGGGTCCATCATTGTGCTCCTGACTTGGGTGTTTTATACCTCGCAGATTATCTTCTATGGCGCACAATTCACGCTGGTGTACGCCCGCCGCTACGGCAAAGACATTTTCCCTTCGGCCTACGCCGTGCGGGTGGTGAACAAAGAACTGGAGATAGGCCACGCCCCTCTGAACGCAGAACCTGGGCCTAACAGCGAAGCCGTGAAAGACAAAGAAGCCGAGAACGAGCCCAAGGCGAACAAAGACGGCCAATCAGAGGAAAAGCAGGAAATAAAAACAACTTAA